A window of Haliscomenobacter hydrossis DSM 1100 contains these coding sequences:
- the aat gene encoding leucyl/phenylalanyl-tRNA--protein transferase, protein MPVFWLDDQTLMFPSPELANPDGILAVGGDLSPERLLLAYASGIFPWFNEGDPILWWSPDPRFVLFPSELIVAKSMRPYFNQKKFTVTFDRDFEGTMRNCQQSNRTGQSGETWITEDMIAAYVAIHRLGYAHSVEVWQNEELVGGLYGISLGKVFFGESMFARVSNASKFGFITLVQKLSEKGFVLIDCQQQTQHLGSLGARAISRKIFLNYLEANKNVETLTGSWAQLLAE, encoded by the coding sequence ATGCCCGTTTTTTGGTTGGATGACCAGACGCTAATGTTTCCTTCACCTGAACTTGCTAACCCTGATGGAATCCTGGCGGTAGGGGGGGATCTTTCTCCCGAACGATTGCTGTTGGCTTATGCATCAGGTATTTTTCCCTGGTTCAATGAGGGTGATCCCATTTTATGGTGGTCGCCCGATCCTCGTTTTGTACTTTTTCCGTCGGAATTGATCGTAGCCAAAAGTATGCGTCCTTATTTCAACCAAAAGAAATTTACGGTGACCTTTGATCGTGATTTTGAAGGCACCATGCGCAATTGTCAACAATCCAATCGGACAGGGCAGTCTGGTGAAACCTGGATCACGGAGGATATGATAGCGGCTTATGTGGCCATTCACAGGCTGGGCTACGCCCACTCGGTAGAAGTATGGCAAAATGAAGAATTAGTGGGTGGTTTGTATGGAATATCTTTGGGCAAAGTATTTTTTGGAGAATCCATGTTTGCCCGAGTCAGCAATGCGTCTAAATTTGGTTTCATCACCCTGGTGCAAAAATTAAGTGAAAAAGGCTTTGTTCTGATTGATTGTCAACAACAAACGCAGCACCTTGGCAGTTTAGGTGCCAGAGCAATTAGCCGTAAAATATTTCTGAACTACCTGGAAGCCAATAAAAATGTGGAGACTTTAACAGGATCCTGGGCACAACTTCTCGCAGAATGA
- a CDS encoding DUF3127 domain-containing protein, with product MSFEVEGKLHKIFPAENKSGSFQAREFVIEVESGQYPQMVKFQLVQDRCGLIDDYSEGDMIKVHFDLRGREWQGKYFTNLNAWRLDRPSKAEKSAAPSTAADDDGSFPTTSDERTTAASSKDMDDLPF from the coding sequence ATGTCATTCGAAGTAGAAGGAAAACTACACAAGATATTTCCAGCCGAAAACAAGTCGGGAAGTTTTCAAGCGCGGGAGTTTGTGATTGAAGTGGAAAGTGGTCAATATCCACAAATGGTCAAGTTCCAGTTGGTACAAGACCGCTGCGGCCTGATTGATGATTATTCAGAAGGAGATATGATCAAAGTTCATTTTGACCTGCGTGGTCGGGAATGGCAAGGAAAGTATTTCACCAATTTGAATGCCTGGCGTTTGGATCGTCCTTCAAAGGCGGAGAAATCGGCTGCTCCTAGTACTGCCGCTGATGATGACGGATCTTTTCCAACGACCAGCGATGAACGTACCACTGCGGCGAGCAGCAAAGACATGGATGATTTGCCGTTCTAA
- a CDS encoding sugar phosphate nucleotidyltransferase — protein sequence MKIIIPMAGRGSRLRPHTLTIPKPLLPIAGKPIVQRIVEGFSASFSGAIEEVAFVIGDFGKAVELELQSIAELIGAKCSIYYQDLPLGPAHAIYCARESLNGPCLVAFADTLFKADFHFDLSNDGLVWVKQVENPASFGVVKTNDDDVITDFVEKSPVFISDQAIVGIYYFRDGLDFRNQVEYLIDNVIKDKGEFQITSVLEIMKNRGTQFRKAPIEEWLDCGNMESVLETHRRILELKENSEHLISSSASLHNTRVIPPCYIGANTQVRNAIIGPFVSIGSNCIIENAVIENSIIQNEAMVRHVSLQHSMLGNQSEYAGSPKVLNMGDFTTFKE from the coding sequence ATGAAAATTATTATCCCAATGGCTGGTCGGGGCTCGCGCCTACGTCCACATACCCTAACCATTCCAAAACCATTACTGCCTATTGCGGGAAAACCAATTGTGCAACGCATTGTTGAGGGGTTCAGCGCATCATTTTCAGGAGCCATTGAGGAAGTGGCATTTGTGATTGGAGATTTTGGTAAAGCGGTAGAACTGGAACTCCAAAGCATCGCCGAATTAATTGGAGCCAAATGCTCGATTTATTATCAGGATTTACCATTGGGACCTGCACACGCCATTTATTGTGCCCGGGAAAGTTTGAATGGCCCATGTTTGGTCGCATTTGCCGATACCCTCTTTAAAGCTGACTTTCATTTTGATTTGTCGAATGATGGTCTGGTTTGGGTCAAACAAGTAGAAAACCCTGCTTCTTTTGGGGTGGTAAAAACCAATGACGATGATGTCATTACTGATTTTGTAGAAAAATCTCCGGTTTTTATTTCTGATCAGGCCATTGTAGGAATCTACTACTTTCGGGATGGATTAGACTTTCGCAATCAGGTTGAATACCTTATCGACAATGTGATAAAGGACAAAGGAGAATTTCAGATTACTTCAGTCCTCGAAATCATGAAAAATCGGGGAACTCAATTTCGCAAAGCCCCCATTGAAGAATGGCTGGATTGTGGCAATATGGAAAGTGTGTTGGAAACCCATCGCCGCATCCTTGAATTGAAAGAAAATTCCGAACATTTAATCAGTTCTTCCGCTTCTTTACACAATACCCGGGTGATTCCTCCTTGTTATATTGGTGCCAATACCCAGGTTCGCAATGCAATCATTGGTCCTTTCGTTTCTATTGGAAGCAACTGTATCATTGAAAATGCTGTTATTGAAAATAGCATTATTCAAAATGAAGCTATGGTGAGGCATGTTTCTTTGCAACATTCTATGCTTGGCAACCAGAGTGAGTATGCAGGGAGTCCAAAAGTGTTAAATATGGGCGATTTTACTACCTTTAAAGAGTAA
- a CDS encoding ATP-grasp domain-containing protein: MSSILLTGARAPVTLELCRAFAQQGHRVFLADVTRFPLARWSGFAVDYFRIPAPAQNFSAFSAALAALIKVHHIEHLIPTCEETFYVSKIKDQLPCRVWTSDFDVMVQLHHKHRFLDLAQGFFHIPATQSCTTFEDWENAEAYVFKPVFSRFGSQVIIGQKRHKCQEPQQHPRDWVAQERLFGEEICVYSIWRQGKLGGFAAYRPVHRVGKGSSIYFERYFHQGIFEAVLKFGQHLNFEGQLSFDLMLCKDEVYVLECNPRSTSGAHLLGDDLAQCFFSEQTIIHHSTKAKAIKTAWLLTQPWQGFSPAFYAAQDVVWHPKDVAPFILQGLSMLELMYLAIRHRQSMIAVSTRDIEFNGQEI; this comes from the coding sequence ATGTCTTCCATTTTGCTGACGGGCGCACGTGCTCCGGTTACACTTGAACTTTGCCGGGCTTTTGCGCAGCAGGGGCATCGCGTTTTTTTAGCCGATGTGACGCGGTTCCCTTTGGCTCGTTGGAGTGGGTTCGCCGTTGACTATTTCCGTATTCCGGCGCCTGCCCAAAACTTTTCAGCGTTTAGCGCAGCCTTGGCTGCATTGATAAAAGTGCACCACATCGAACACCTGATTCCTACCTGTGAAGAGACATTTTACGTCAGCAAAATCAAAGATCAACTTCCCTGCCGGGTTTGGACCAGTGATTTTGATGTAATGGTCCAGTTGCACCACAAACATCGTTTTTTGGACTTGGCGCAAGGCTTTTTCCACATTCCCGCAACCCAGTCTTGCACCACATTTGAGGATTGGGAAAACGCCGAAGCGTATGTCTTCAAACCGGTTTTTTCGCGTTTTGGAAGCCAGGTCATCATCGGACAAAAGCGGCACAAATGCCAGGAACCGCAGCAACACCCACGGGATTGGGTTGCGCAGGAACGGCTATTTGGGGAAGAGATTTGTGTATACTCCATCTGGCGACAGGGAAAATTGGGTGGTTTTGCAGCTTATCGGCCCGTGCACCGGGTGGGTAAAGGTTCCAGTATTTATTTTGAGCGATATTTTCATCAAGGTATTTTTGAAGCGGTGCTAAAATTTGGACAACACCTCAATTTTGAAGGGCAATTGAGTTTCGATCTGATGTTGTGCAAGGATGAGGTATATGTACTAGAATGCAACCCACGCAGTACCAGTGGGGCACATTTATTGGGAGATGATTTGGCGCAATGTTTTTTTTCGGAGCAAACCATCATTCATCATTCCACAAAAGCCAAAGCCATCAAAACGGCCTGGTTATTGACCCAACCCTGGCAAGGATTTTCACCAGCTTTCTACGCGGCACAAGATGTCGTTTGGCATCCCAAAGATGTTGCTCCTTTTATACTCCAAGGTTTGAGCATGCTTGAACTGATGTACCTGGCGATACGCCACCGCCAAAGCATGATCGCTGTTTCTACCCGCGATATCGAATTCAATGGCCAGGAAATATAA
- a CDS encoding M23 family metallopeptidase — translation MLLRLLSISLPVLLLAFVLPNDENRYPKDFFAAPVSGQLRLSGTFGELRPDHFHSGIDIKGGLGVPIYAAGDGEVYCIKINPGGYGSVMYIRHPNGYTTLYAHLSGFSPELARFIEEKQYAAQLFTVELYPEPGQFPVKKGQLVAKMGNTGHSFGPHLHFEIRETATDRSINPLLFGLQVIDNTPPRVHELKLYQLGENQQLAETRRVPLLIKNGQYGVTGDTLKVKTKQVGLAIKAYDHMDGVNNWNGIYTIELFVDDRRVYQFATEKLDFTETRYINAHVDYEERVSRNSYFHRCFLLPGNALSMYEQVQESGKIVIADKQVRKINIAIKDVAGNTARTQFWLKLDTALVTAAARQYNYLLPYNQPSVINSNDIKLQFPEGTFYEDCYMQYSVVPERSANVFSKVHTLHHTRVPVHRFYTMALKPVNLPDSLRGKAFVAYCNSNGKVTNYGGKWQPDGLLKAEVRTLGEFCIKVDTVPPTITPERFSPVLSKVSSVSFRIRDNFGAAGTVAGLNYRAEIDGQWVLMDYDQKYDRITYRFTPRVVPGSHVFHLEVWDGMGNKRVWDKNFTR, via the coding sequence ATGCTACTTCGCCTGCTCTCGATTTCACTACCGGTATTGCTTTTGGCCTTTGTGTTGCCAAATGATGAAAACCGCTACCCTAAGGATTTTTTTGCTGCTCCTGTTAGTGGGCAACTTCGCTTGTCGGGTACATTTGGGGAACTTCGCCCCGATCACTTTCATTCGGGCATCGACATCAAAGGTGGCTTGGGTGTTCCTATTTATGCTGCGGGGGATGGCGAAGTGTACTGCATCAAAATCAACCCGGGTGGTTATGGTAGTGTCATGTACATCCGGCATCCCAACGGCTACACGACATTGTACGCGCATCTAAGTGGATTCTCCCCCGAATTGGCGCGTTTCATTGAAGAAAAGCAGTATGCAGCACAGCTGTTCACGGTGGAATTGTACCCCGAACCGGGTCAATTTCCAGTCAAAAAAGGCCAACTCGTGGCCAAAATGGGCAATACCGGGCATTCATTTGGACCCCATTTGCATTTTGAAATCCGGGAAACCGCCACCGACCGTTCGATTAATCCCCTGTTGTTTGGCTTACAAGTCATTGACAATACGCCCCCCCGAGTGCATGAACTTAAACTGTATCAGTTGGGTGAAAACCAACAACTCGCCGAAACCCGCCGGGTGCCGCTACTGATCAAAAATGGACAGTACGGCGTTACGGGTGATACCCTCAAAGTGAAAACCAAACAGGTGGGTTTGGCGATCAAAGCCTATGACCACATGGATGGGGTCAACAACTGGAACGGGATTTACACCATCGAACTCTTTGTAGATGATCGGAGGGTGTATCAATTTGCGACTGAAAAACTGGACTTTACCGAAACGCGCTACATCAATGCCCACGTGGATTACGAGGAGCGGGTATCGCGTAATTCCTATTTTCACCGTTGTTTTTTACTCCCCGGAAACGCTTTGTCCATGTATGAACAAGTTCAGGAAAGTGGGAAAATAGTCATTGCCGATAAACAAGTACGCAAAATCAATATTGCCATCAAAGATGTCGCCGGAAATACGGCACGGACTCAATTTTGGCTCAAGCTGGATACCGCACTGGTTACTGCGGCCGCACGGCAGTACAATTACCTGTTGCCTTACAATCAGCCCAGTGTTATCAACAGCAACGACATCAAACTTCAATTCCCCGAAGGCACTTTTTACGAAGATTGTTACATGCAGTACTCGGTCGTTCCGGAGCGATCGGCCAATGTTTTTTCAAAAGTACATACCCTGCACCATACCCGGGTACCCGTGCACCGGTTTTACACCATGGCACTCAAACCCGTTAACCTACCCGATTCCTTGAGGGGGAAAGCATTTGTGGCGTACTGTAACAGCAATGGCAAGGTTACCAACTACGGGGGCAAATGGCAACCCGATGGCTTGCTCAAAGCCGAGGTTCGCACCCTGGGAGAGTTCTGCATCAAAGTAGATACTGTGCCGCCCACCATTACGCCGGAGCGTTTTAGTCCTGTGTTGAGTAAGGTGAGTTCAGTTTCGTTTAGAATTCGTGACAATTTTGGTGCTGCCGGCACCGTGGCGGGGCTAAATTATCGGGCAGAAATCGACGGACAATGGGTGCTGATGGATTATGATCAAAAATACGACCGCATTACGTACCGTTTCACCCCGCGTGTAGTGCCAGGTTCCCACGTTTTTCACCTGGAGGTATGGGATGGAATGGGCAATAAACGGGTGTGGGATAAAAATTTTACCCGTTGA
- a CDS encoding COX15/CtaA family protein, protein MQTVSALPKSIGSSYPKAIQIWLFIGVFMVFMQVVIGGVTRLTGSGLSITKWEIVTGTLPPLNAAQWNEEFDAYKATPQYQKINEGMSMSAFKFIYFWEYFHRLWARSMGFVFLIPFLFFYFKGWIDQPLLRRLGVVVLLAALAASFGWIMVASGLVNRPWVNAYKLTLHLSIALAVYSTLFWTWLTTFAHYPQVIHSPLLKKWALWIAILLAVQIVLGGIMSGMKAGLFYPTWPQLNGEWIPSVVLKGSEWNSLNFIHYDRGPFMAALVQLMHRTLAYVLTIIVLWYFYKGVTSGAKGPFRQALPLLPVMIFIQVLLGVFTLLGSKGTIPVGLGVFHQAGALLLLSIVLYLNYQLLRKPIK, encoded by the coding sequence ATGCAAACTGTTTCAGCTTTGCCAAAATCAATTGGTTCGTCGTATCCCAAAGCCATTCAAATCTGGCTGTTCATTGGGGTTTTTATGGTGTTTATGCAAGTAGTGATTGGCGGTGTAACCCGCTTGACTGGCTCGGGATTGTCGATCACCAAATGGGAAATTGTCACGGGTACGCTGCCGCCGCTCAATGCTGCACAATGGAACGAGGAATTTGACGCGTACAAAGCCACACCGCAATACCAAAAAATTAACGAAGGGATGAGCATGTCAGCATTCAAGTTCATCTACTTTTGGGAATATTTCCACCGGCTCTGGGCTCGCTCCATGGGTTTTGTCTTTTTGATTCCCTTTTTGTTTTTTTACTTCAAAGGTTGGATCGACCAACCACTTTTGCGCAGATTAGGCGTAGTTGTGCTCTTGGCCGCTTTGGCTGCATCCTTTGGTTGGATCATGGTAGCCAGTGGATTAGTGAATCGCCCCTGGGTAAATGCCTACAAGTTAACTTTACATTTGTCCATCGCATTGGCCGTTTACAGCACCTTATTTTGGACCTGGCTGACAACTTTTGCACATTATCCACAAGTTATCCACAGTCCTTTGTTAAAAAAGTGGGCCTTGTGGATAGCCATTTTGCTGGCAGTACAAATTGTATTAGGAGGCATTATGTCGGGTATGAAAGCTGGACTTTTTTACCCCACATGGCCTCAATTGAACGGGGAATGGATACCTTCGGTGGTGTTGAAAGGCAGTGAATGGAACTCACTCAATTTCATCCATTACGACCGTGGACCCTTCATGGCTGCCCTGGTGCAACTCATGCACAGAACACTAGCTTATGTCCTCACAATCATTGTTTTGTGGTATTTTTACAAAGGTGTGACAAGTGGAGCCAAAGGGCCTTTTCGCCAGGCATTACCTTTGCTTCCTGTAATGATATTTATACAGGTTTTGTTGGGTGTTTTTACCCTCTTGGGGAGCAAAGGAACCATCCCTGTAGGCCTGGGGGTTTTTCACCAGGCAGGGGCTTTATTGTTACTTTCCATCGTGCTCTACCTCAATTATCAACTGCTCAGAAAGCCGATAAAGTGA
- the pyk gene encoding pyruvate kinase, translating to MEATAHPIKNTKIVATVGPASNTYEALLELAKAGVNVFRLNFSHGTHDDHLQVINHVTYINEKYGMYLGLLADLQGPKLRVGEIENNALQLNPGDIVTFVNEKCVGNMERIYMSYQDFPKDVKVGETVLVDDGKLVFEVVETNQTDTVKLKTIYGGILSSRKGVNLPNTKVSLPSLTEKDLADLDFILTQPVNWIALSFVRRSADVKQLREILNEKKHPAKIISKIEKPEAIERIDKIIKASNAVMVARGDLGIELPIEQVPNIQKMIIQKCLQRARPVIVATQMMESMMTNPSPTRAEATDVANAVLDGADAVMLSGETASGKHPVKVVEYMTKIIVEAEKYFAIGARRPIPSHKSRTFLSDAVCLNAAKTAEDIHAKAIVGMTSSGYTAFKVSSYRPKNTIEIYIFSDRMHMLATLNLVWGVRCYYYDQFTTTDETINDVTAILKNDGVVHQGDIIVNTATMPLHRRHRTNMLKVTVIE from the coding sequence ATGGAAGCTACTGCGCACCCAATCAAAAACACAAAAATCGTAGCTACGGTAGGTCCGGCATCTAACACCTACGAAGCACTGCTCGAACTTGCCAAGGCAGGTGTGAATGTTTTTCGCCTCAACTTTTCTCATGGTACTCATGATGACCACTTGCAGGTAATCAACCACGTAACGTATATCAACGAGAAATACGGGATGTACCTCGGTCTTTTGGCCGATTTACAAGGTCCGAAGCTTCGGGTTGGTGAAATCGAAAACAACGCACTTCAACTCAATCCAGGTGACATTGTCACTTTTGTCAACGAGAAGTGCGTGGGCAATATGGAAAGAATTTACATGAGCTACCAGGATTTCCCTAAAGATGTAAAAGTTGGGGAAACAGTTTTGGTAGACGATGGAAAACTGGTCTTTGAAGTGGTAGAGACCAACCAAACAGACACCGTTAAGTTGAAAACCATTTACGGAGGGATTCTTTCTTCTCGTAAAGGAGTCAACTTGCCGAATACCAAGGTGTCACTGCCTTCTTTAACGGAAAAAGACCTGGCTGATCTTGATTTTATCTTGACCCAACCAGTCAACTGGATTGCACTTTCCTTTGTTCGTCGTTCTGCCGACGTGAAGCAACTGCGCGAAATCCTCAATGAAAAGAAGCACCCTGCAAAGATCATTTCGAAGATCGAAAAGCCAGAAGCAATCGAACGCATTGACAAAATCATCAAAGCATCTAATGCGGTGATGGTGGCGCGCGGCGACCTGGGTATCGAATTGCCGATTGAGCAAGTCCCCAATATTCAGAAGATGATCATCCAAAAATGCCTTCAGCGGGCTCGCCCAGTCATTGTGGCTACCCAGATGATGGAAAGTATGATGACCAATCCTTCTCCTACCCGTGCCGAAGCTACCGACGTAGCCAATGCAGTATTGGATGGCGCTGATGCGGTGATGTTGAGTGGAGAAACTGCTTCGGGCAAACACCCGGTGAAAGTTGTAGAGTACATGACGAAGATCATCGTCGAAGCAGAAAAATATTTTGCCATTGGCGCTCGCCGTCCAATTCCTTCGCATAAATCGCGTACTTTCCTTTCCGACGCAGTGTGTCTGAACGCAGCAAAAACCGCCGAAGACATCCACGCCAAGGCGATTGTGGGGATGACCAGCTCGGGATATACCGCGTTTAAAGTATCGAGTTACCGCCCTAAAAACACCATCGAAATTTACATTTTCTCTGATCGAATGCACATGTTGGCCACCTTGAACCTGGTTTGGGGCGTGCGCTGCTACTACTATGATCAATTCACGACCACTGATGAAACGATCAATGATGTTACTGCAATTTTGAAAAACGACGGGGTAGTCCATCAAGGGGATATCATTGTCAATACGGCAACCATGCCATTGCACCGTCGGCACCGCACCAACATGCTAAAAGTGACGGTGATCGAATAA
- a CDS encoding tetratricopeptide repeat protein has translation MRSSILAALLCAVVTLGAQNETVANKEVTREALIIEAGKEKMLGRLDKAKELYKQLLKEYPNNELAAYELARILMVQNQPEEAIIWANKAAAVNPSNVWYAILKADAQQAMGQYKDAAGVYEQLTRQYPTQSNYFYKWAFYLVKANELNPALRVYDDLERRIGMNETLVRLKHGLYHAQGDDKKAARELQRLADAHPNNIDYKHNLAEFYTEIGEKEQARATYRKILSLDPNDAKANLALAGGDVNKQNDAQYLSSLRQSFESRDVSIEVKLGKIEPLLNKYLSSGDPGLGKELLQLSEILEQLYPKEAKPFAISASILNKQGKKAEALEKARIALNIDDTDFAQWETLFLGLETLGDMPALLKACENALDVFPNKPEVYAYAATAELAMHNLSNAQDLINQALPISAKFPVVRQHLLSLLAMVQTQQNNPSGADQNFAEALKLNANSATTLAWQSLSFSLRPTGAAQALQLAQKALQTEPQSRLAIYALARAQFRNSNLAEAKNKIESLLPSANPLYLEQYGDVLFKSGDTAGAVQQWGLAVTKGSVSSSLKKKFNEKQLHE, from the coding sequence ATGAGGAGTTCAATTTTGGCCGCGCTGCTCTGTGCAGTTGTGACCCTTGGTGCGCAGAATGAAACGGTAGCCAATAAAGAAGTGACCCGTGAGGCCCTCATCATTGAGGCAGGTAAAGAAAAAATGTTGGGCCGCCTGGACAAGGCCAAAGAATTGTACAAACAACTCCTTAAAGAATACCCCAATAATGAACTGGCTGCCTACGAGTTGGCGCGGATTCTGATGGTGCAAAATCAACCAGAAGAAGCCATCATTTGGGCCAATAAGGCTGCTGCCGTAAACCCTTCTAACGTTTGGTACGCCATTCTCAAGGCCGATGCGCAGCAAGCCATGGGGCAATACAAAGATGCAGCAGGCGTGTATGAACAACTTACCCGCCAATACCCCACCCAATCAAATTATTTTTACAAATGGGCTTTTTACCTCGTAAAAGCCAACGAATTGAATCCTGCCCTTCGAGTATACGACGATTTGGAGCGCCGCATTGGAATGAACGAAACGTTGGTGAGATTGAAACATGGCCTCTATCATGCTCAGGGCGATGATAAAAAAGCAGCACGTGAGTTGCAGCGTTTAGCCGATGCTCATCCAAACAATATCGATTACAAGCACAATTTGGCTGAATTTTACACCGAAATTGGAGAAAAAGAGCAGGCTCGAGCAACCTATCGAAAAATTTTGAGCCTGGATCCCAATGATGCCAAAGCCAATCTGGCCCTGGCGGGTGGAGATGTAAACAAACAAAATGACGCGCAATACCTTTCCTCACTACGGCAAAGTTTTGAGAGTCGGGATGTGAGCATCGAAGTGAAACTTGGAAAAATTGAGCCTTTGCTCAACAAATACCTGAGCTCAGGAGATCCTGGCCTGGGCAAAGAACTGCTACAGCTTTCCGAAATTCTGGAACAATTGTATCCCAAAGAAGCCAAACCCTTTGCCATCAGTGCTTCCATCCTGAACAAACAGGGCAAAAAAGCCGAAGCCCTCGAAAAAGCACGCATCGCACTCAACATCGATGATACCGATTTTGCCCAATGGGAAACTTTGTTTTTGGGACTGGAAACACTGGGAGATATGCCCGCTTTACTCAAGGCTTGTGAAAACGCCCTGGATGTATTTCCGAACAAACCCGAGGTTTATGCTTATGCGGCTACGGCTGAATTGGCGATGCACAACTTGAGCAATGCCCAAGACCTGATCAACCAGGCTTTACCCATCTCGGCTAAATTCCCGGTGGTTCGCCAACATTTGTTGAGCTTATTAGCAATGGTACAAACCCAACAGAACAACCCAAGTGGAGCAGATCAAAACTTTGCGGAAGCCCTTAAACTGAATGCCAATTCAGCTACAACATTAGCTTGGCAATCTTTAAGTTTTTCGTTGCGCCCTACAGGTGCTGCGCAAGCCTTACAATTGGCCCAAAAAGCTTTACAAACTGAACCACAATCCCGTTTGGCCATTTATGCTTTGGCAAGGGCGCAATTCCGCAACAGCAATTTAGCCGAAGCCAAAAACAAAATAGAATCTTTATTGCCCAGTGCCAATCCATTGTATTTGGAACAGTATGGCGATGTGCTGTTTAAAAGTGGAGACACCGCTGGAGCAGTACAACAATGGGGACTTGCCGTAACAAAAGGTAGTGTTTCATCGTCTTTGAAGAAAAAATTCAATGAAAAACAATTGCATGAATAA
- a CDS encoding DUF4292 domain-containing protein gives MLSLLLGIGFSCGTSKKLGKDSNLSSTELLVRRLETKQIKAKTFDGRAKIDFRSTDMSASATIRIRMQKDSSIWVTLSKLGFEVGRAFITSDSVHILDRINNEYTVYALDYLSKEYQLPGNLLLIQQVILGNPFFLSRNFTSTSAGDRYLLNDSGSGKEIKMSIETNALRLRNFQYLEPSASRSLNLDLEEYNAANDKQDFSYLRKFVVDSRETGKVEVNIQFTQVELNVPISMPFDVPQRFKRVK, from the coding sequence ATGCTTTCATTGCTCCTGGGAATTGGCTTTTCCTGCGGCACTTCAAAAAAATTAGGAAAAGACAGCAACCTCAGTTCAACTGAACTTTTGGTGCGCCGGCTCGAAACCAAACAAATCAAAGCCAAAACCTTTGATGGCAGAGCTAAAATCGATTTCCGCAGTACCGATATGTCGGCCTCGGCTACGATCAGGATTCGCATGCAAAAAGACAGTTCAATTTGGGTTACCCTAAGTAAATTGGGCTTTGAGGTAGGGCGAGCGTTCATTACCAGTGACTCGGTACACATCCTCGATCGCATCAATAACGAATACACCGTATACGCCCTGGATTATCTCAGCAAAGAATACCAATTGCCGGGAAATTTGTTGCTCATCCAGCAGGTTATTTTAGGTAACCCATTTTTCCTTTCCCGCAATTTTACCAGTACTTCTGCTGGCGATCGTTATTTATTGAACGATTCGGGGTCGGGCAAAGAAATAAAAATGTCGATCGAAACCAATGCATTGCGCTTGCGCAACTTCCAATATTTGGAGCCCAGCGCATCGCGATCCTTAAATTTGGATTTGGAAGAATACAATGCCGCCAACGACAAACAAGATTTTTCGTATCTTCGTAAATTCGTGGTGGACAGCCGTGAAACAGGAAAAGTAGAAGTAAACATTCAATTCACACAGGTAGAGCTCAATGTCCCAATATCAATGCCATTTGATGTTCCGCAGCGCTTTAAACGGGTCAAATAA
- the bcp gene encoding thioredoxin-dependent thiol peroxidase, with amino-acid sequence MLKVGDKAPDFSATIQTGETVSLQDYRGQKLILFIYPASGTPSCTVENCSLRDGYAELKAKGYALLGVSPDSVKKQYNFIQKQNLPFSLIADTDNQVIKLFGAWGEKQMYGKTYDGVLRSTFIINEEGIIERVIDKVVTKTHAQQILGGE; translated from the coding sequence ATGTTAAAAGTTGGAGATAAGGCACCTGATTTCAGTGCGACTATTCAAACCGGAGAAACGGTATCCTTGCAGGATTACCGCGGTCAGAAATTGATTTTGTTCATTTATCCGGCATCGGGCACACCCAGCTGTACGGTTGAAAATTGCAGTTTGCGCGATGGCTATGCTGAATTGAAAGCAAAAGGTTACGCCCTATTAGGAGTAAGCCCCGATTCGGTTAAAAAGCAGTACAATTTTATCCAGAAACAGAATCTACCTTTTTCTTTAATTGCCGACACCGACAACCAAGTCATTAAACTTTTTGGCGCTTGGGGCGAAAAGCAAATGTATGGCAAAACCTATGATGGGGTGCTGCGCAGTACCTTTATCATCAATGAAGAGGGAATCATCGAGCGGGTCATTGACAAGGTGGTGACCAAAACCCACGCGCAGCAAATTTTGGGCGGAGAGTAA